The Shewanella zhangzhouensis genome has a window encoding:
- a CDS encoding penicillin-binding protein 1A — protein MKWLKRILIALFSLALLGVGAIIAAYFYVLPDLPDVTTLKTVQLQTPLKIYSQDGKLISQYGEKRRIPMKLEDVPKPLLQAFLATEDARFYEHQGIDPIGIIRAAFVLAATGEKKQGASTITQQVARNFFLTRDKTIIRKVKEIFISFHIEELLTKDEILELYVNRIYLGQRAYGVGAAAQVYYGKDLKDLSLAEMAVIAGLPKAPSTLNPITSAERALNRRNIVLMRMREVGYINDSEYQLAISEPNTASYHGAEIDLYVPYVSEMARDYMIQKYGEEEAYTGGYSVYTTVDSELQLKAQKALRNNIYAYDERHGYRGAAEVLWKEEAPTTDTIVSALQKVASVQELEPAAVINVQEQQATVLRNNGETVTLPWQGIQWARKFISDTRQGAAPKTATDVLTAGERVWIRHNGEDWQLSQVPEVSSAIVSLDPHNGAIRALVGGYSFSQSQFNRVIQAKRQLGSNIKPFIYAATLEKGYTLATLINNAPINKPDLSQGTAWRPKNSPDTYTGPTRLRVGLAQSINVMAVRALRYSGIDATVELLTRFGFDPNDLPRNESLALGSPSVTPLQVVRAFSVFANGGYLVEPFFIDRVESATGNLIEKTLPALACEAPVPEEMPEDTAITEASVPPAMLDATIETGTSTQCGDPAARYANRVISEQNAFLITEALKSVIWGGGDFSKGTGWNGTAWRAARLLKRHDIAGKTGTTNESRDTWFSGFNPDLVTTVWVGFDDHGRELGRTAWNANGAKDQISGAEAGAKTAGPAWNEFMFMALADTPEKPMPVPAGIVSARIDYSSGKLSRRTDYTSGFEYFAAGTVPTDYANSAIAEDDTTAPETTADDLFQ, from the coding sequence GTGAAGTGGCTAAAACGTATTCTCATTGCCCTCTTTAGTTTAGCCTTACTCGGAGTAGGCGCTATTATTGCGGCATATTTTTATGTTTTACCTGACCTGCCTGATGTTACGACCCTTAAAACGGTTCAGCTGCAAACACCGCTGAAGATATACAGCCAGGACGGCAAGCTTATCTCTCAATACGGCGAAAAACGTCGTATTCCAATGAAACTTGAAGACGTACCCAAGCCATTGTTGCAGGCCTTCTTGGCCACCGAGGATGCACGTTTCTACGAACATCAGGGGATAGACCCCATTGGCATCATTCGTGCCGCCTTTGTGCTTGCTGCTACCGGAGAGAAAAAACAGGGCGCCAGTACCATCACCCAACAGGTGGCGCGCAACTTCTTTCTTACCAGAGACAAGACTATTATCCGCAAAGTGAAAGAAATCTTTATTTCTTTTCACATTGAGGAATTGCTCACAAAAGATGAAATCCTCGAGCTTTATGTAAACCGCATCTATTTGGGTCAGCGTGCATACGGTGTAGGCGCAGCGGCGCAGGTGTACTACGGCAAAGATCTGAAAGATTTGTCACTCGCCGAAATGGCCGTGATTGCCGGTCTCCCCAAGGCCCCATCAACACTGAACCCCATTACCTCCGCCGAACGAGCGCTCAATCGCCGTAATATTGTGTTGATGCGGATGCGCGAAGTGGGCTACATCAACGACAGCGAATACCAGCTGGCCATATCCGAACCCAACACCGCCTCTTATCATGGCGCTGAGATAGACCTGTATGTACCTTACGTCTCGGAAATGGCACGGGACTACATGATTCAAAAGTATGGCGAAGAAGAAGCCTATACAGGCGGTTATAGCGTATACACCACGGTAGATTCTGAACTACAGCTAAAAGCCCAGAAAGCGCTGCGTAACAACATATACGCCTATGACGAGCGCCATGGCTATCGTGGCGCAGCGGAGGTGCTTTGGAAAGAAGAGGCTCCCACAACAGATACCATTGTCAGTGCCCTGCAAAAAGTCGCATCTGTGCAGGAATTGGAGCCCGCAGCCGTCATCAATGTGCAGGAGCAACAGGCCACTGTCCTGCGAAATAACGGCGAAACTGTCACCCTGCCATGGCAAGGCATTCAGTGGGCGCGCAAATTTATCAGTGACACCCGTCAGGGTGCTGCACCCAAAACGGCCACCGATGTGCTGACGGCCGGCGAGCGTGTATGGATCCGCCACAATGGAGAAGACTGGCAATTATCCCAGGTTCCGGAAGTATCCAGCGCCATAGTGTCACTCGATCCCCACAATGGTGCTATCCGCGCCCTGGTGGGTGGTTATAGCTTCAGTCAGAGCCAGTTCAACCGGGTCATACAGGCCAAACGCCAGCTTGGTTCCAACATCAAGCCGTTTATCTACGCCGCCACCTTGGAAAAAGGCTATACCCTGGCAACGCTTATCAACAATGCCCCCATCAACAAACCTGATCTGAGCCAAGGCACGGCCTGGCGCCCCAAAAATTCGCCGGACACTTATACGGGTCCCACCCGTCTGCGGGTAGGCCTGGCGCAGTCGATTAACGTGATGGCGGTCCGAGCACTCCGCTACTCAGGCATAGATGCAACTGTTGAGCTATTGACCCGTTTTGGATTTGACCCCAATGATTTGCCACGCAATGAATCACTGGCACTGGGCTCTCCTTCAGTCACGCCGCTGCAGGTTGTCAGGGCCTTTAGCGTGTTCGCCAACGGTGGTTACCTGGTGGAACCTTTCTTTATCGACAGAGTCGAGTCTGCCACCGGCAACCTGATCGAAAAGACCCTGCCAGCATTGGCTTGCGAAGCACCAGTACCGGAAGAGATGCCTGAGGATACGGCGATCACCGAAGCCTCTGTGCCGCCAGCCATGCTGGATGCAACAATCGAAACAGGTACTTCAACTCAATGTGGCGATCCTGCAGCCCGCTACGCAAATCGGGTGATATCCGAGCAAAATGCTTTCCTTATCACCGAAGCGCTCAAGAGCGTGATTTGGGGTGGCGGAGACTTCAGTAAGGGCACTGGCTGGAACGGTACCGCATGGCGCGCTGCTCGCTTGCTGAAACGCCATGATATTGCAGGTAAAACGGGTACCACCAACGAGTCACGCGATACCTGGTTCAGTGGCTTTAATCCTGATTTGGTGACAACGGTTTGGGTGGGCTTTGACGACCATGGCCGCGAGCTTGGCCGTACTGCGTGGAACGCAAACGGCGCCAAAGACCAGATTTCCGGGGCGGAAGCGGGCGCGAAAACCGCAGGTCCAGCCTGGAACGAATTTATGTTTATGGCCCTTGCTGACACGCCAGAAAAACCCATGCCGGTCCCTGCAGGCATTGTCTCTGCCCGTATCGATTACAGCTCGGGCAAGCTGAGCCGCCGTACCGATTACACCAGCGGATTTGAATACTTTGCCGCAGGCACAGTGCCAACAGATTACGCCAATTCCGCAATCGCCGAAGACGACACCACGGCACCGGAAACCACGGCTGACGATCTGTTTCAGTAA